In Desulfomonile tiedjei DSM 6799, a genomic segment contains:
- a CDS encoding TIGR02757 family protein: MERLRLNTDQARNLCELYEKLNRREYVHPDPLEFLYDYPDLRDREIVGLIASSLAYGAVRQILRSVRTVLQRMGESPRDYLGIATQSSLCREFRDFKHRFTTGEELATMLLGAKRVIETYGSLGGCFVQGMESQHETVIPALTYLVRELSRPFQGRPRSLLPSPELGSACKRLNLYLRWMVRRDRVDPGGWDSISPRHLLIPLDVHMFRISQWMGLTLRKQANLRTACEITAAFRKIEPEDPVRYDFALTRLGIRDDMNPEEFLRTCGG; this comes from the coding sequence ATGGAAAGGCTGCGCCTCAACACGGATCAGGCACGAAATCTCTGCGAGCTGTACGAAAAACTGAATCGCAGAGAATACGTGCATCCGGACCCTCTTGAATTCTTGTACGATTATCCAGACCTGAGAGACAGAGAAATTGTCGGACTCATCGCTTCGTCACTTGCATATGGTGCAGTCCGCCAGATACTGCGGAGCGTCAGGACCGTTTTGCAGCGCATGGGAGAATCGCCGAGGGACTATCTCGGCATTGCTACGCAATCTTCTCTGTGCAGAGAGTTCCGGGATTTCAAGCATCGCTTTACCACCGGAGAGGAGCTTGCGACCATGCTCCTGGGAGCAAAACGTGTCATAGAGACGTACGGATCTCTTGGAGGCTGCTTTGTTCAAGGAATGGAAAGCCAGCATGAAACGGTGATTCCTGCGCTGACTTATCTGGTTCGAGAACTTTCGCGGCCTTTCCAAGGAAGACCCCGCAGTCTCCTGCCATCGCCGGAACTCGGTAGTGCGTGCAAAAGGCTTAATCTGTACCTCAGATGGATGGTGCGCAGAGACAGAGTAGATCCCGGCGGATGGGACAGCATTTCGCCGAGACATCTGTTGATCCCGCTGGATGTGCACATGTTCAGAATAAGTCAGTGGATGGGACTCACTCTTCGAAAGCAGGCAAATTTGCGGACCGCCTGCGAGATTACCGCCGCGTTTCGGAAGATCGAGCCTGAAGATCCTGTGCGATATGATTTTGCACTAACACGTCTCGGCATACGGGATGATATGAACCCCGAAGAGTTTCTTCGCACATGCGGTGGGTAA
- a CDS encoding ATP-binding protein, which translates to MKVKRKIIEIDQELCNGCGQCITSCAEGALKIEDGKAKLVAEKYCDGLGACLGECPTGALQVIERESEDFDEAAVHEHLEKMKSKAQPEENLACGCPSAALMSFSKVCASTEETTGNVSAVSALSHWPVQIRLVPPTAPFLKNADLLVAADCTPVAYPMFHRDFLAGKTVMIGCPKFDDAQAYVEKFAQVFQANNIRSITVVVMEVPCCSGLPLIVRKGMQMAGKDIPMEQIVISARGQVIRKQKLVA; encoded by the coding sequence ATGAAAGTAAAACGTAAGATAATAGAGATAGATCAAGAACTGTGTAATGGCTGCGGCCAGTGTATTACTTCCTGTGCCGAGGGCGCCTTGAAAATAGAGGATGGAAAAGCGAAGCTCGTAGCGGAAAAATATTGTGACGGACTCGGAGCCTGCCTGGGAGAATGCCCCACCGGCGCTCTACAGGTGATCGAACGGGAATCGGAGGATTTTGACGAAGCAGCGGTGCACGAACACTTGGAAAAGATGAAATCAAAGGCTCAGCCGGAGGAAAATCTTGCATGCGGCTGCCCGTCTGCAGCACTCATGAGCTTTTCAAAAGTCTGCGCGAGCACAGAGGAAACCACAGGAAACGTCAGTGCTGTTTCAGCCCTGAGCCATTGGCCGGTGCAAATTCGTCTCGTTCCGCCAACAGCTCCGTTTCTCAAGAATGCCGATCTCCTGGTGGCAGCAGACTGCACTCCTGTGGCCTATCCCATGTTTCATAGAGATTTCCTCGCGGGAAAAACCGTCATGATCGGATGCCCCAAATTCGATGATGCTCAAGCCTACGTTGAGAAATTTGCTCAGGTGTTTCAGGCTAACAACATTAGAAGCATCACCGTGGTTGTAATGGAAGTCCCCTGTTGTTCCGGATTGCCTCTTATTGTTCGTAAAGGGATGCAAATGGCCGGAAAAGATATTCCAATGGAACAAATTGTGATCAGTGCAAGAGGTCAAGTGATCAGAAAACAAAAACTCGTTGCCTAA
- a CDS encoding DEAD/DEAH box helicase produces MLAQFLTWLSNPPGFLWSLCHHEIIPEKKPDLRPILEGIHPDVIRLLKSSGFTKLYSHQAESVSLALQKQDVVLCTSTASGKTLSYQIPILDTLVRNPDARSLFLFPLKALERDQKDSFLSIAKDSGLSAGVYDGDTPEAERRKIRMQPPRVLITNPDMLHLGLLAFHETWKEFFGNLTHIVLDEVHTYKGIFGSHISQVLLRVLRVCRLYGSNPLFFTCSATIANPAVLMNRLTGRDFRVVDVSGAPSSDRHFLLVDPVSSPYTAAAEMFAAALKCGLKTIVFTKARKITELITRWVLQSNPHLKSRISSYRAGFLPEERREIESKLFSGEMDGVISTSALEMGIDVGGLDLCILVGYPGTIINTWQRGGRVGRAGRPSAIVLLAGHDALDKYFLRNPTDLFRRNCEEAILDPYNKEVLKKHIPCAASENPISPQEEWIGLDEIRNVLDELEDEGILYRPHAEGPWFSSAKRPHRTVDLRGIGTSFPIFLDGTKSLIGNSAGKRVFTECHEGAVYLHKAREYLVTRLDLERKIILVKPERLNYYTRALSEKDTEILRAPLRSNEFPGYIVREANLKVTERIHSYEKRRVSSQELISVTDLELPPLHFETVGIWIEIPETVRTFIQDRGFSFMGGIHAMEHAAISMFPLFALCDRDDIGGISTPDHPQVCKPAVFIYDGHPGGVGLSHRAFDIIDELLRKTLVLVETCPCEDGCPSCIHSPKCGSGNKPLDKQACILTLKLLLDPDTAFKKPVTKLRKASERPRDSSPKGEGKTGLLKKETLQKKTKARIFPELDDRVASCKKPVEPVRLSCRTSLSTSCAAERESDSVPVSRSRIQCSPGLVVFDIETQKLANEVGGWRNVRKMKVALAVAYCENFGFLTFREEQTQDLIDLLLSAPLIVGFNHIRFDYEVLSAYTRENLRALPNLDILQCVESTLGFRLPLDHLSEVTLGRNKSGHGTEAVTWFREGRLDLIEKYCRDDVCLTRDLYKYGLEKGYLLYKRKDRRICQIPMNWASGPLTK; encoded by the coding sequence GTGCTCGCCCAATTTCTGACATGGTTGAGCAATCCACCCGGATTCCTCTGGTCCCTCTGCCACCACGAGATCATCCCCGAGAAAAAGCCTGACCTGCGTCCGATACTTGAAGGAATACATCCTGATGTAATTCGTCTCCTGAAAAGTTCCGGCTTTACAAAGCTGTACAGCCATCAGGCCGAATCTGTTTCGTTGGCTCTCCAGAAACAGGACGTAGTTCTGTGTACCAGCACGGCAAGCGGGAAAACCCTTTCCTACCAGATTCCCATACTCGACACGCTCGTGAGAAATCCTGACGCCCGCAGCTTATTCCTCTTTCCGTTGAAAGCACTCGAGCGGGATCAGAAAGATTCATTCCTGAGCATAGCCAAAGATTCGGGCCTTAGCGCAGGGGTATACGATGGCGACACCCCTGAAGCGGAGCGTCGCAAAATCAGAATGCAACCTCCCCGTGTGCTCATTACGAACCCGGACATGCTCCACCTTGGTTTGCTTGCTTTTCATGAGACATGGAAAGAATTCTTCGGCAATCTGACCCATATTGTGCTGGACGAAGTGCACACGTACAAGGGTATTTTCGGCAGCCATATTTCCCAGGTCCTGTTGAGAGTCCTGAGGGTCTGCCGCCTGTACGGTTCAAACCCCTTATTCTTTACCTGTTCTGCAACCATAGCGAACCCGGCAGTCCTCATGAACAGGCTCACCGGTCGAGATTTTCGCGTTGTTGACGTTTCCGGAGCTCCATCATCCGACCGACATTTCTTGCTCGTCGATCCCGTATCCAGTCCGTACACGGCTGCAGCGGAAATGTTCGCAGCGGCTTTGAAATGCGGCCTGAAAACCATTGTTTTCACAAAGGCTCGCAAAATCACGGAACTGATTACGCGCTGGGTACTGCAAAGCAATCCTCACCTCAAGTCTCGCATAAGCTCTTATAGAGCAGGTTTTCTGCCCGAAGAACGACGAGAGATCGAATCGAAGCTCTTTTCCGGAGAAATGGATGGAGTGATCTCGACGTCAGCTCTGGAAATGGGAATTGACGTGGGTGGATTGGATCTCTGCATCCTGGTGGGCTATCCGGGGACCATTATCAATACCTGGCAACGAGGCGGAAGAGTAGGACGTGCGGGCCGCCCGAGCGCGATCGTCCTTCTTGCCGGACACGACGCTCTGGACAAATATTTCCTTCGCAATCCCACTGACCTGTTCAGAAGAAATTGCGAGGAAGCGATTCTCGATCCGTACAACAAGGAGGTTTTGAAAAAGCATATCCCTTGTGCGGCTTCAGAAAATCCGATTTCTCCCCAGGAAGAATGGATCGGACTTGATGAAATAAGGAACGTGCTTGACGAACTGGAAGACGAAGGAATTCTCTACCGGCCTCATGCAGAAGGCCCCTGGTTCTCTTCGGCAAAACGCCCTCACCGCACGGTAGACCTCCGGGGAATAGGCACATCATTTCCGATCTTTCTCGATGGCACCAAATCTCTCATTGGGAATTCCGCCGGTAAACGCGTATTTACGGAATGTCACGAAGGCGCTGTCTATCTTCACAAAGCTCGGGAATACCTGGTTACCAGGCTCGACCTGGAGCGCAAGATTATCCTCGTCAAACCTGAAAGGCTCAACTATTACACGCGTGCATTATCCGAGAAGGATACGGAAATACTCCGTGCGCCTTTACGATCGAACGAATTCCCCGGGTACATAGTCCGAGAGGCGAATCTGAAGGTAACTGAAAGGATCCACTCGTACGAAAAACGCAGAGTGTCCTCCCAGGAGCTTATTTCTGTAACGGATCTCGAACTGCCTCCCTTGCACTTCGAGACAGTAGGAATCTGGATCGAGATCCCGGAAACCGTGAGAACGTTCATTCAGGATCGCGGTTTTAGCTTCATGGGTGGGATTCATGCCATGGAACATGCAGCCATATCCATGTTCCCTCTTTTTGCCCTCTGCGACCGTGACGATATTGGAGGGATAAGCACTCCCGACCATCCCCAGGTATGCAAACCTGCAGTGTTTATCTATGACGGACATCCCGGAGGTGTAGGCCTGTCGCATCGGGCCTTTGACATCATAGACGAGTTGCTTCGAAAAACCCTCGTGCTCGTCGAGACCTGCCCCTGCGAAGACGGATGCCCCTCCTGTATACATTCCCCAAAATGCGGATCGGGGAATAAGCCGCTGGACAAACAGGCGTGTATTCTCACCCTCAAGCTGCTCCTAGATCCTGATACTGCTTTCAAGAAGCCGGTCACGAAATTGCGAAAGGCCTCCGAAAGACCACGCGATTCCTCGCCAAAGGGAGAGGGAAAAACCGGTCTGTTGAAGAAAGAAACCCTCCAAAAGAAAACGAAAGCACGTATTTTTCCTGAATTGGATGACAGGGTCGCATCCTGTAAGAAGCCTGTAGAACCTGTCCGACTATCATGCAGGACATCTCTTTCCACTTCATGCGCTGCGGAACGGGAATCAGATTCTGTTCCTGTTTCGCGATCCCGGATCCAGTGCAGCCCCGGTCTGGTGGTTTTTGATATTGAAACGCAAAAATTGGCCAACGAAGTGGGTGGATGGCGAAACGTCAGAAAAATGAAGGTGGCCCTTGCCGTTGCATACTGCGAAAATTTCGGCTTTCTCACGTTTCGGGAGGAACAGACGCAGGACCTGATCGATCTCCTCTTGAGTGCCCCTCTCATTGTGGGATTCAACCATATACGCTTTGATTATGAGGTGTTAAGCGCCTATACCAGAGAAAACCTGAGAGCGCTCCCAAATCTGGATATTCTGCAGTGTGTTGAATCCACTCTCGGGTTCCGCCTACCCCTGGACCATCTCTCCGAAGTCACTCTGGGCCGGAACAAATCAGGCCATGGCACTGAAGCGGTAACATGGTTTCGAGAAGGACGGCTGGACCTTATAGAAAAGTATTGCAGAGATGACGTGTGCCTGACCAGGGATCTGTACAAATACGGACTTGAGAAGGGGTACCTGCTGTACAAACGAAAGGACCGGAGGATTTGCCAGATTCCAATGAACTGGGCCTCCGGTCCCTTGACGAAGTAG
- the hcp gene encoding hydroxylamine reductase — protein sequence MFCYQCEQTAFGTGCTKVGVCGKSAEVANLHDLLTYALQGLSLYAVEGRKVGVVDREANVFTVQAMFSTLTNVDFDEDRFVPLVRQAVALRESLKEKVRAAGGKVDFSEDAATFQPAGDKAGMIAQGQQVGFRDDGKENPDIRSLKHILILGLRGVSAYADHAQILGQEDDAVYAFVHEGLAATLRHDLGLEDWVGLVLKCGEINLRAMELLDAGNTGIYGHPVPTKVPLGHRKGKAILVSGHDLKDLEMLLRQTEGKGITIYTHGEMLPTHGYPELKKYQHFYGHYGTAWQNQRKEFAEFPGAILMTTNCIQRPKETYMDNIFTTGLVGWPGAKHIGDKDFSPVIQKALEMPGFSDDVNGKAVTCGFGRNAVMSVAGAVIDAVKQGAIRHFFLVAGCDGAKPGRNYYTEFVEKVPQDCVVLTLACGKFRFFDKDLGDIGGIPRLLDVGQCNDSYSAIQIAVALANAFNVGVNELPLSMVLSWYEQKAVAILLTLLHLGIKGIRLGPSLPAFISPNVLDVLVKNFDIKPISTPDEDLKAILG from the coding sequence ATGTTTTGCTATCAATGTGAACAAACAGCTTTCGGAACGGGATGCACCAAGGTCGGCGTTTGCGGAAAATCGGCCGAAGTCGCCAATCTCCACGATTTACTCACCTATGCCCTGCAAGGGCTCTCGTTGTATGCCGTCGAGGGGCGCAAAGTGGGAGTTGTGGATCGAGAAGCGAACGTGTTTACCGTGCAAGCTATGTTTTCCACGCTGACCAATGTGGATTTCGACGAAGATCGTTTCGTGCCTCTTGTCAGACAGGCGGTTGCCTTAAGAGAATCCCTCAAGGAGAAGGTGAGAGCAGCCGGAGGTAAAGTCGATTTTTCCGAAGATGCGGCAACGTTTCAACCCGCCGGAGACAAAGCCGGAATGATCGCGCAGGGACAACAGGTGGGATTTCGCGATGACGGCAAAGAGAATCCCGATATACGCTCTCTGAAACACATCCTCATCCTCGGCCTCAGAGGAGTTTCGGCATATGCCGATCACGCACAGATTCTCGGACAGGAAGACGATGCAGTGTATGCATTCGTTCACGAGGGACTGGCTGCTACGCTTCGGCACGATCTTGGCCTGGAGGACTGGGTAGGGCTGGTTCTCAAGTGTGGAGAGATCAATCTCAGGGCGATGGAACTGCTGGATGCAGGCAACACCGGGATTTACGGACATCCTGTACCGACCAAAGTCCCGCTCGGCCATCGTAAAGGTAAAGCGATCCTCGTTTCCGGGCACGATCTGAAAGATCTGGAAATGCTGCTCCGGCAGACTGAAGGAAAAGGAATCACGATCTACACCCACGGAGAAATGCTTCCGACCCACGGCTATCCGGAACTGAAGAAATATCAGCATTTCTATGGGCATTACGGAACAGCGTGGCAGAACCAGAGAAAAGAGTTTGCCGAATTTCCCGGCGCGATTCTCATGACCACAAACTGTATCCAGAGACCCAAAGAAACCTATATGGATAACATCTTTACCACAGGGCTGGTTGGCTGGCCCGGTGCAAAGCACATTGGAGATAAGGATTTTTCACCGGTGATCCAAAAGGCTCTCGAAATGCCGGGTTTCAGCGACGACGTGAATGGAAAAGCAGTCACCTGCGGTTTCGGGAGGAATGCTGTCATGTCCGTGGCAGGCGCTGTAATCGATGCAGTGAAACAGGGAGCCATTCGGCACTTCTTCCTTGTCGCAGGCTGTGATGGCGCAAAACCGGGAAGAAACTACTATACCGAATTCGTGGAGAAAGTTCCCCAGGATTGCGTGGTGCTCACCCTCGCATGTGGAAAATTCCGTTTCTTCGACAAAGACCTGGGAGATATCGGAGGCATTCCACGGCTCCTGGATGTCGGGCAGTGCAATGACTCGTACTCGGCAATTCAGATAGCCGTTGCTCTCGCCAATGCGTTTAACGTAGGCGTCAATGAACTGCCTCTCTCCATGGTCCTGTCGTGGTACGAGCAGAAAGCAGTCGCGATTCTTCTGACCCTGCTACACCTGGGAATCAAGGGAATCCGTCTCGGACCGAGCCTGCCTGCGTTTATTAGCCCGAATGTGCTGGATGTGCTCGTGAAGAATTTTGACATCAAACCTATCAGCACCCCGGATGAGGATTTGAAGGCGATCCTGGGGTGA
- a CDS encoding 4Fe-4S dicluster domain-containing protein: MKWNEDAETAIAKVPFFVRRRVRKRVEEEAARRGSDRVTMDHVTACKRKYLENMDEEVKGFQVESCFGPSGCPNRVLQEDGLGNELEKLFSDEKMRDFLKSKVSGPLKLHHEFRACLSDCPNACSRPQIADLGIIAAARPSIVSFHCTGCAACVAVCKERAIELDSLTGEARIDFDKCLSCGQCVKVCPAGALETDVKGYRILLGGKLGRHPQLAQEIEGIWSKEQVVRVVKKCIEHYKTHNSEGERFGEVLNATGLDFLSDRDSDPEEQAKVKKI; encoded by the coding sequence ATGAAATGGAATGAAGATGCAGAGACCGCAATAGCGAAAGTGCCGTTCTTTGTCCGGCGCCGCGTTCGGAAACGGGTCGAAGAAGAAGCTGCTCGTCGCGGTTCCGATCGCGTGACTATGGATCATGTTACCGCGTGCAAACGGAAGTACCTGGAAAACATGGATGAAGAAGTAAAGGGATTTCAAGTTGAATCCTGCTTCGGCCCAAGTGGTTGCCCAAACAGAGTTTTGCAGGAAGACGGCCTCGGGAATGAACTCGAGAAGCTCTTCTCGGATGAAAAGATGAGGGATTTCCTGAAATCCAAAGTGAGCGGCCCCCTCAAATTGCATCACGAATTCCGCGCATGTTTGTCGGACTGTCCCAACGCGTGTTCGCGACCGCAGATTGCAGATCTGGGGATTATCGCCGCAGCGCGGCCATCGATTGTGAGCTTTCATTGTACCGGATGTGCAGCGTGTGTGGCAGTTTGCAAGGAAAGAGCCATAGAATTGGATTCTCTCACCGGGGAAGCGCGCATTGACTTCGATAAATGTCTATCTTGCGGCCAATGCGTGAAAGTCTGCCCTGCCGGCGCGCTTGAAACGGATGTGAAAGGTTACCGCATATTGCTTGGGGGAAAGCTTGGCCGACATCCGCAATTGGCGCAAGAAATAGAAGGAATATGGTCAAAAGAACAAGTGGTGCGCGTAGTGAAGAAATGTATCGAACACTATAAAACTCACAATTCCGAGGGGGAACGTTTTGGAGAAGTGCTGAACGCGACAGGCTTGGATTTCCTGTCAGATCGGGATTCCGATCCAGAAGAACAAGCGAAAGTGAAAAAAATCTGA
- a CDS encoding HD domain-containing protein: MKCPGQDPRFWKFDAIFDAECPKCGSTVEFFKDETRRRCKKCGHQVLNPKMDFGCATHCKFAEHCFGDLPPELVKQKEDLFKDRVAVEMKMYFKNDFKRIGHSAKVARYAERLVQEEKGDPAITLSAAYLHDIGARQAQEKYKSADAEYQELEGPPVAREILSKLDAAEPLIEEVCDIIGHHHHPRPNESTNFKIVYDADLIANLEEKQKKSSLGPDRLMEQFDSQFLTKSGRELARSILFNEGNGNAPSNQA, encoded by the coding sequence ATGAAGTGCCCGGGCCAAGATCCCAGATTCTGGAAGTTCGATGCAATATTCGATGCAGAGTGTCCGAAGTGCGGTTCCACGGTGGAATTCTTCAAAGATGAAACCCGACGCAGATGCAAGAAATGCGGGCACCAGGTGTTGAACCCCAAGATGGATTTCGGCTGCGCGACGCACTGCAAATTCGCCGAGCACTGCTTCGGAGATCTTCCTCCCGAATTGGTGAAGCAAAAAGAGGATCTCTTCAAAGACCGCGTCGCCGTCGAGATGAAGATGTATTTCAAGAACGATTTCAAGCGTATCGGACATTCTGCCAAGGTGGCTCGCTATGCCGAACGCCTTGTCCAGGAAGAAAAGGGAGATCCGGCAATAACACTCTCAGCGGCTTACTTGCATGATATCGGAGCTCGTCAGGCTCAGGAGAAATACAAAAGCGCAGACGCTGAGTATCAGGAGCTTGAGGGACCCCCCGTTGCCAGGGAAATACTCTCCAAACTGGACGCCGCTGAGCCTCTTATTGAGGAAGTGTGTGACATCATTGGACATCATCACCATCCGAGGCCGAATGAATCAACAAATTTCAAGATAGTGTACGACGCGGATCTCATTGCCAATCTGGAAGAGAAACAGAAGAAATCCTCTCTGGGGCCGGATCGACTCATGGAACAGTTCGATTCGCAATTTCTAACCAAAAGCGGACGGGAACTCGCCCGCAGCATCCTCTTCAATGAGGGAAACGGCAACGCTCCATCGAATCAGGCGTGA
- a CDS encoding DUF192 domain-containing protein: MKSYSGCLMYFAPGLAVLAFVLLYLCSFPNVSAESSSPKMATIDFNGKTIRAVIADTPKSRIQGLLGWSSIEEHTGMLLDFLTDSTGAIHMEGMKFPIDALWIDSTGEIRTVYDSIQPDKGLIYPSIFPCRYCLEVQAGFCKKYDIKIGRKVQFRAD, encoded by the coding sequence ATGAAATCTTATTCCGGTTGTCTGATGTATTTCGCTCCAGGTTTGGCAGTGCTTGCTTTTGTCTTGCTCTACCTGTGCAGTTTTCCAAACGTCTCAGCAGAAAGCTCGAGCCCCAAAATGGCGACCATAGACTTCAACGGCAAGACTATCCGCGCGGTGATTGCGGATACTCCGAAATCCCGGATTCAAGGACTTCTGGGGTGGAGTTCCATTGAGGAACACACGGGGATGCTGCTGGATTTTCTTACGGATTCCACTGGAGCAATACATATGGAAGGAATGAAATTTCCCATCGACGCATTATGGATTGACTCCACCGGAGAAATACGTACCGTGTACGATTCCATTCAACCCGATAAGGGGCTCATCTACCCGTCGATATTCCCCTGCAGGTACTGTCTGGAAGTTCAGGCGGGATTCTGCAAGAAATACGATATCAAGATAGGACGGAAAGTCCAATTTAGGGCTGATTAA
- a CDS encoding Crp/Fnr family transcriptional regulator → MELIQKISKIPLFEGLPPDQLKDLAGIALEKSFERGRVVFSEGQSAHGFFIVTSGKVKIFKISPDGKEQILHLFGPGEPFGEVPVFEGRPFPAHATALADSRFIFFPRTAFVELIKNNPSLALNMLAVLSRRLRRFTVLVDDLSLKEVPGRLAAHLLYLSNQQQGKDDIELEMPKGQLAGLLGTIPETLSRILAKMSKQELIAIDGRSITIKDRQGLIDLAEGSTRL, encoded by the coding sequence GTGGAACTGATTCAAAAGATCTCCAAGATACCGCTCTTTGAAGGATTACCGCCGGATCAGTTAAAGGATCTTGCGGGAATAGCCCTGGAAAAATCCTTCGAACGAGGCCGGGTAGTTTTCTCCGAAGGCCAGTCAGCACATGGCTTTTTTATTGTGACATCCGGCAAAGTCAAAATCTTTAAAATTTCGCCGGACGGTAAAGAACAAATCCTCCATCTCTTCGGACCGGGCGAGCCTTTTGGTGAAGTGCCGGTATTCGAAGGAAGACCGTTCCCCGCGCATGCAACAGCATTGGCGGACAGCAGGTTTATCTTTTTCCCGAGGACGGCTTTTGTAGAGTTGATCAAGAATAATCCTTCCCTGGCTCTGAATATGCTGGCAGTGCTTTCTCGCAGGCTCCGGAGATTCACCGTTCTCGTTGACGATCTCTCATTGAAGGAGGTTCCCGGCAGACTTGCCGCTCATCTGCTTTATTTGAGCAATCAGCAACAGGGCAAGGACGATATTGAACTGGAAATGCCAAAAGGCCAATTGGCAGGGCTGCTGGGGACTATCCCGGAGACGCTCTCCAGGATTCTCGCCAAGATGTCCAAACAGGAATTGATCGCCATCGACGGCCGGTCCATCACGATAAAAGATCGACAAGGCCTGATAGATCTTGCCGAAGGAAGCACCAGGCTGTAA